A window of Mucilaginibacter paludis DSM 18603 contains these coding sequences:
- the argC gene encoding N-acetyl-gamma-glutamyl-phosphate reductase, with amino-acid sequence MHYNHNTTEPALNTDPEKPITVRAGIIGGAGYTGGELLRILINHPHVEIAFIHSNSNTGNYVYEVHTDLFGETDLKFSGEISDDIDVLFLCVGHGDAKKFLDAVPVAPQVKIIDLSQDFRLSHNSKFQLKTITADPEPTLRQFVYGLPELNREAIRTAKNIANPGCFATCLQLGLLPLASKALLTHEVHITATTGSTGAGQSLSPTSHFTWRNDNLSVYKAFDHQHLNEIGESLKQLQPDTAVGTLNFIPYRGDFTRGIIASIYTDCDLTEEEATALYTEYYAGHPFTHVTNRNIDLKQIVNTNKCFIQVKKHGNKLLIISIMDNLLKGASGQAVQNMNLLFGLDETAGLRLKAVAF; translated from the coding sequence ATGCACTACAATCATAACACCACAGAGCCCGCCCTCAATACAGATCCGGAAAAGCCGATCACTGTACGGGCCGGTATTATTGGCGGTGCCGGTTATACCGGTGGCGAGTTGTTGCGTATCCTTATCAATCACCCCCATGTTGAAATTGCGTTTATACACAGCAACAGCAATACGGGTAACTACGTTTACGAAGTACATACCGATCTGTTTGGCGAAACCGACCTCAAATTCAGCGGAGAAATATCGGATGATATCGACGTGCTGTTTTTATGTGTTGGCCATGGCGATGCCAAAAAGTTTTTAGATGCGGTGCCTGTAGCACCACAGGTAAAGATTATCGACCTGAGCCAGGATTTCAGACTGAGCCATAACTCAAAGTTCCAGCTCAAAACCATCACCGCCGACCCTGAACCTACCCTGCGCCAGTTTGTTTACGGCCTGCCGGAGTTAAACCGCGAGGCTATCCGCACGGCAAAAAACATTGCCAACCCGGGTTGCTTTGCCACTTGTTTGCAATTAGGTTTGTTACCCCTTGCATCAAAAGCATTATTAACCCACGAAGTACACATTACGGCTACAACAGGCTCAACCGGCGCAGGCCAGAGTTTGTCGCCCACATCGCACTTCACCTGGCGAAATGATAACCTATCGGTATACAAAGCGTTTGACCATCAGCACCTGAACGAAATTGGCGAGTCGTTAAAGCAATTACAACCCGATACGGCAGTAGGCACCCTAAATTTCATCCCCTACCGGGGCGATTTTACCCGGGGAATCATCGCATCCATTTATACCGACTGCGATTTAACCGAAGAGGAAGCCACAGCCCTGTATACCGAATATTATGCCGGGCACCCGTTTACCCATGTAACCAACCGCAATATCGATTTAAAGCAAATTGTAAACACCAATAAATGCTTTATCCAGGTAAAAAAACATGGCAACAAGTTGCTCATCATCAGCATTATGGATAACCTGCTCAAAGGAGCATCAGGCCAGGCCGTACAAAACATGAATTTGCTGTTCGGCCTTGATGAAACAGCGGGATTGAGATTGAAAGCGGTAGCTTTTTAA
- a CDS encoding bifunctional fucokinase/fucose-1-phosphate guanylyltransferase, which produces MKKLITIPPTFKQFGNDHFGGEDYYFDSDPKEGKVGSGGGTVNLLYQASKQENNSGSIGDWLRQENRLIIHAGGQSRRLPAYAAVGKVFTPMPIFRWKRGQRINQSLIDLQLPLYNSILNKAPKNLNHLVTSGDVLVRTEGTLPEIPEADVVCFGLWEQAEKASNFGVFFSTKSSPKELAFALQKPSAQKLQELQPNHLFFIDVGIWLLSPKAIEVMFERCGWDKASNSFTNGTPAFYDMYTEFGQALGKNPTLKDDAINSLTVAIVPLPEGEFYHFGTSAELIESTDKLQNLVKNQEEIWHNKIKPSADLFTQNAITKINFTSQNSAIWIENSYISPTWQLQNKHIITGAPVNNWTLTVPEETCLDFIPVGDGTDWCVRVYNFYNPQLPRRGTGADRIYAAPDWFNEPVYPVFNEADLSSEIIQGLIDQPFNYPAQSKRLIAAADVADEVNLYRQYAQRQGFLESNLQSMANNWRQSVFYQLDLKNAAAIYKKSGLPLPPALPEDAPLLTRLHDQMFRSEVLGSANPEAAVFEARAFGLLGETIVETAKTQLASPRMDVMSDQIVWGRSPIRLDLAGGWTDTPPNCLINGGKVLNLAVELNGQPPLQVFIKPSDDYSITLRSIDLGVKEEVTTYQQLNDYNNSVGSAFCIPKAALCLAGFSPEFSAIQYGSLQEQLKDFGMGIDITLLAAIPKGSGLGTSSILASTVLGTLSDFCDLKWDKYTICSRTLVLEQMLTTGGGWQDQYGGVFGGIKLLESKPGIFQQPTVRWAPEFIFTDASAASVLLYYTGITRVAKNILAEIVKGMFLNGNKYLSILEEMNHHALKTYEAFQYGDLHHVAQAVGLSWKLNQRLDGGTNTPETQAIIDRISDYIISCKLLGAGGGGFMLIFAKDVAAAERVRTALNTNPINKRARFVDWSISKDGFKVSRS; this is translated from the coding sequence ATGAAAAAACTGATAACCATCCCGCCAACCTTTAAACAATTTGGCAATGATCATTTTGGTGGAGAAGACTACTATTTTGATTCAGACCCGAAAGAAGGCAAAGTTGGTTCGGGGGGCGGTACCGTTAATTTATTATACCAGGCCAGTAAACAAGAAAACAACAGCGGCTCCATCGGCGATTGGCTTCGCCAGGAAAACCGACTCATTATCCATGCCGGGGGCCAAAGCAGGCGCTTACCAGCCTATGCGGCTGTAGGCAAGGTATTTACCCCCATGCCCATTTTCCGCTGGAAAAGAGGGCAGCGCATCAACCAGTCGCTTATCGATCTGCAATTACCACTTTACAACTCCATTTTAAACAAAGCCCCTAAAAACCTCAACCACCTGGTAACCAGCGGCGATGTATTGGTACGTACAGAAGGTACCCTGCCCGAAATACCCGAGGCCGATGTGGTTTGTTTCGGTTTATGGGAACAAGCCGAAAAAGCATCCAACTTCGGCGTGTTCTTTTCAACCAAAAGCTCCCCGAAAGAGCTGGCCTTTGCCCTGCAAAAGCCATCGGCACAAAAGCTGCAGGAGCTGCAACCCAACCACTTGTTTTTTATCGATGTAGGCATCTGGCTGTTGAGCCCCAAAGCCATCGAAGTGATGTTTGAGCGCTGCGGCTGGGATAAGGCAAGCAACTCGTTTACCAACGGTACCCCTGCGTTTTACGATATGTATACCGAGTTTGGCCAGGCCCTGGGAAAAAACCCAACCCTGAAAGACGATGCCATCAACAGCCTTACCGTAGCCATTGTACCCCTGCCCGAAGGCGAATTTTATCACTTCGGCACCAGCGCAGAGCTCATTGAATCAACCGATAAACTGCAAAACCTGGTCAAAAACCAGGAAGAGATCTGGCACAACAAAATCAAGCCCAGCGCCGATCTGTTTACCCAGAATGCCATCACTAAAATTAATTTCACCAGCCAAAACAGCGCCATCTGGATCGAGAATAGCTACATCTCCCCTACCTGGCAGCTGCAAAACAAACATATTATCACCGGCGCGCCGGTAAACAACTGGACACTTACAGTGCCCGAAGAAACCTGTCTTGATTTTATTCCCGTTGGCGACGGGACCGATTGGTGTGTTAGGGTTTATAATTTTTATAACCCCCAATTACCCAGGCGTGGTACCGGGGCCGACAGGATATATGCCGCCCCCGACTGGTTCAACGAGCCCGTGTACCCGGTATTTAACGAGGCCGACCTCAGTAGCGAAATTATCCAGGGGCTGATTGACCAACCTTTTAACTACCCTGCCCAAAGCAAAAGGCTAATTGCCGCAGCCGATGTTGCCGACGAGGTAAACCTATACCGCCAATATGCGCAGCGCCAGGGCTTTTTAGAGAGCAACCTGCAAAGTATGGCCAATAACTGGCGGCAATCTGTTTTTTATCAGCTCGATCTTAAAAACGCAGCCGCTATTTATAAAAAAAGTGGGTTGCCGTTGCCCCCCGCCCTACCCGAAGACGCGCCATTACTTACCCGCCTGCACGACCAGATGTTCCGCAGCGAGGTATTGGGTTCTGCCAACCCCGAGGCAGCAGTGTTCGAGGCCCGGGCTTTCGGCCTCCTGGGCGAAACCATTGTTGAAACCGCAAAAACACAACTGGCTTCCCCGCGGATGGATGTCATGTCCGACCAGATTGTTTGGGGCCGCAGCCCCATCAGGCTCGATTTAGCCGGCGGCTGGACCGATACCCCACCTAACTGCCTCATTAACGGCGGCAAGGTTTTAAACCTGGCGGTTGAGCTTAACGGCCAACCACCCCTACAGGTATTTATCAAACCATCGGATGATTATAGCATCACCCTCCGCTCTATCGATTTAGGCGTTAAAGAAGAAGTAACCACCTACCAGCAGTTAAACGACTATAATAACTCCGTAGGCTCGGCATTTTGCATCCCCAAGGCCGCGCTTTGCCTGGCAGGCTTTAGCCCCGAGTTCTCGGCAATTCAATACGGTTCGCTCCAGGAGCAGCTGAAAGATTTTGGGATGGGGATTGATATCACGCTGTTGGCCGCCATCCCTAAAGGCTCAGGGCTTGGAACAAGCTCCATCCTGGCAAGTACCGTACTGGGCACCCTGAGCGACTTTTGCGACCTCAAGTGGGACAAATACACCATCTGCTCGCGCACGCTTGTGCTCGAGCAAATGCTGACCACCGGCGGCGGCTGGCAAGATCAGTATGGCGGCGTTTTTGGCGGCATTAAACTGCTGGAAAGTAAACCAGGCATATTTCAACAACCAACAGTACGCTGGGCGCCCGAGTTTATTTTTACCGACGCTTCCGCGGCGTCAGTATTGCTTTATTATACCGGCATCACCCGCGTTGCCAAAAACATCCTGGCCGAAATTGTAAAAGGCATGTTTTTAAACGGCAACAAATATTTAAGCATCCTGGAAGAGATGAACCACCACGCCCTTAAAACCTACGAAGCGTTTCAATACGGAGACTTGCACCATGTAGCCCAGGCCGTAGGCCTCAGCTGGAAGCTTAACCAACGCTTAGATGGCGGCACCAACACGCCCGAAACCCAAGCCATTATCGACAGGATAAGCGATTACATCATCAGCTGCAAACTACTGGGTGCAGGCGGCGGTGGCTTTATGCTGATCTTCGCCAAAGATGTAGCCGCTGCCGAACGGGTACGCACCGCCCTTAACACCAACCCCATCAATAAAAGAGCAAGGTTTGTCGACTGGAGTATCTCAAAAGACGGCTTTAAGGTTTCAAGAAGCTAA
- a CDS encoding aspartate aminotransferase family protein has product MKLFDVYPINNIEIVKGKGSLVYDENGTEYLDLYGGHAVISIGHTHPHYVERLETQLHQIGFYSNSIEIPLQQELATKLGHVSGKEDYQLFLVNSGAEANENALKLASFYNGRKKIIAFRKAFHGRTSLAVAVTDNPKIVAPVNETDNVIFLPWCDEAALEQAFADNKDQISSVIIEGIQGVGGIQVATESFLRKIRTLCDENNTVFIADSVQCGYGRTGKFYSHDFAGINADIYSMAKGMGNGFPIGAISIAPKIKPVYYMLGTTFGGNHLACAAALAVLEVMEQDKLMQNAAEVGGYLIAELNKFQEVKEVRGRGLMIGIELPEELAHVKKELLFKHHIFTGEAKPNVIRLLPALNLTKAHADRFLEAFTTVLKASAVVSHS; this is encoded by the coding sequence ATGAAATTATTTGATGTTTATCCTATCAACAACATTGAAATTGTTAAAGGCAAAGGGAGCCTTGTATACGATGAAAATGGTACCGAATATCTCGATTTATACGGTGGCCACGCCGTAATATCCATTGGCCACACCCATCCACATTATGTAGAACGACTGGAAACCCAGTTACATCAAATCGGCTTTTATTCCAACTCTATCGAGATCCCTTTACAGCAGGAACTGGCTACCAAACTGGGCCATGTATCCGGTAAAGAAGATTACCAACTGTTCCTGGTGAACTCCGGCGCCGAGGCTAACGAGAACGCTTTAAAACTGGCATCGTTTTATAACGGCCGTAAAAAAATCATCGCTTTCCGCAAGGCTTTTCACGGGCGTACATCCTTAGCGGTTGCCGTTACAGATAACCCTAAAATTGTTGCGCCGGTTAACGAAACCGACAATGTAATATTTTTGCCCTGGTGTGATGAGGCTGCGCTTGAGCAGGCTTTCGCCGACAATAAAGATCAAATTTCGTCGGTTATTATCGAGGGGATACAAGGTGTTGGTGGCATCCAGGTGGCCACTGAAAGCTTCCTGAGGAAGATCCGCACCCTGTGCGACGAAAACAACACCGTATTTATTGCCGACTCCGTACAATGCGGATATGGCCGTACCGGCAAATTTTACTCGCACGATTTTGCAGGCATCAACGCCGATATTTACAGCATGGCTAAAGGTATGGGCAACGGCTTCCCTATCGGCGCCATATCCATCGCACCAAAAATAAAACCTGTTTATTATATGCTGGGTACTACTTTTGGCGGCAACCATTTGGCCTGCGCAGCAGCGCTGGCCGTTTTAGAGGTAATGGAGCAGGATAAGCTGATGCAAAACGCAGCCGAAGTTGGTGGCTACCTGATTGCCGAGTTAAACAAATTTCAGGAAGTTAAAGAGGTACGCGGGCGTGGCCTGATGATTGGCATTGAATTGCCCGAAGAACTGGCCCACGTAAAAAAGGAGCTGTTATTTAAGCACCATATTTTTACCGGCGAAGCCAAACCAAACGTAATCAGGCTATTACCGGCTTTAAATTTAACCAAAGCTCATGCCGACCGTTTTTTAGAGGCATTTACCACAGTTTTAAAAGCCAGCGCGGTGGTTAGCCATTCATAA
- a CDS encoding Rossmann-fold NAD(P)-binding domain-containing protein yields the protein MKLFSSVHDVTDIKQLVADALKLKQNPYADQHLGKNKSLGLIFLNPSLRTRLSTQKAAMNLGMNVMVMNIDKEGWALELNDGVVMNGTTVEHIREAAGVMGQYVDILGVRSFPGLKDRTLDYSEDIFNKFVKYSGIPVVSLESATRHPLQSLADLVTITELQKRPWPKVVLTWAPHVKALPQAVPNSFAEWMCKAEVDFVIAHPEGYALCEDFTKGATITHNQQEAIRDADFIYVKNWSAYEPYGKVFTGHDDWMLTNAKLTQTNDAKVMHCLPVRRDLELSAEILDGPNSLVVHEAGNRVWAAQAVLKSMLQELV from the coding sequence ATGAAATTATTCTCTTCCGTACACGACGTTACCGACATTAAACAACTGGTTGCTGATGCTTTAAAACTAAAGCAAAACCCTTATGCCGACCAACATTTGGGTAAAAATAAAAGCTTGGGCCTTATTTTTTTAAACCCCAGTTTGCGTACCCGGTTAAGCACCCAAAAAGCTGCCATGAACCTGGGCATGAATGTGATGGTGATGAATATTGATAAGGAAGGCTGGGCGCTGGAGCTGAACGACGGCGTGGTGATGAACGGCACCACGGTTGAGCATATCCGTGAGGCGGCAGGAGTAATGGGCCAGTATGTGGATATTTTGGGTGTACGCTCATTCCCCGGATTAAAGGATAGAACATTAGATTATAGCGAAGATATTTTTAACAAGTTTGTAAAATATAGCGGCATCCCGGTAGTAAGCCTTGAATCGGCTACGCGCCACCCGCTGCAAAGCCTGGCCGATTTGGTTACCATTACCGAGCTGCAAAAACGCCCCTGGCCCAAGGTGGTTTTAACCTGGGCACCCCATGTTAAAGCGTTGCCACAGGCGGTACCCAATTCGTTTGCCGAGTGGATGTGCAAAGCCGAGGTTGATTTTGTAATTGCCCACCCCGAAGGTTACGCGCTGTGCGAGGATTTTACCAAAGGCGCAACCATTACCCACAACCAGCAGGAAGCCATACGCGATGCGGACTTTATTTATGTAAAAAACTGGTCGGCTTACGAGCCTTATGGCAAGGTGTTTACCGGTCACGACGACTGGATGCTCACCAATGCCAAACTAACCCAAACTAACGATGCAAAGGTAATGCACTGCCTGCCCGTAAGGCGCGACCTCGAACTTTCTGCCGAAATTTTAGATGGCCCCAATTCGCTTGTCGTACACGAAGCAGGTAACCGGGTATGGGCTGCCCAGGCAGTATTAAAAAGCATGCTGCAAGAATTAGTTTAG
- a CDS encoding cupin domain-containing protein: MDNDIKNDVTAADLPLALGAVSKSNCLNQYTWGDDCYGWNFVDTEALSIKQELMPPDTREQLHYHEVANQFFFILTGRATINIDGTEHILKPNEGIEIKAGQKHYISNNVNTDLEFIFYSSPSTNNDRQNVL; this comes from the coding sequence ATGGATAACGACATAAAAAATGATGTAACGGCGGCAGATTTACCATTGGCGCTTGGGGCGGTTTCTAAATCAAACTGCCTTAACCAGTACACCTGGGGCGATGATTGCTATGGCTGGAACTTTGTTGATACCGAAGCCCTATCCATTAAGCAGGAATTAATGCCGCCCGATACCCGGGAGCAATTGCACTACCACGAGGTTGCCAACCAGTTCTTTTTTATTTTAACCGGAAGGGCCACCATCAACATTGATGGCACGGAACACATTTTAAAACCTAACGAGGGGATTGAAATTAAAGCCGGGCAAAAGCATTACATCAGCAACAACGTTAATACCGACCTGGAGTTTATTTTTTATTCGAGCCCATCAACCAACAACGATAGGCAAAACGTACTTTAA